A segment of the Calonectris borealis chromosome 2, bCalBor7.hap1.2, whole genome shotgun sequence genome:
CAGCTGGTTATTTGAAGggctgggaagagaaaaagcagaggaacTTCTACAGCTACCCAACACCAAGGTCGGCTCCTTCATGATCAGAGAGAGTGAAACTAGGAAAGGTGAGAAAATacgatctttttttcccccttgatctCAGGCATTAACAGTTTTACAGCTCTTTAATTCACTCCCTGTCCTGCTTCATATGGATCAgtccaaaaccagaaaatgtatGTAATGGGAAGGCAAAGGCACCCAGTGCAGCATGCCAACCTTCACCAGTCACCTACGTTACGAGcggtgctggaaacagggttagTGATGGCCGTGGAAAGTTCCACAGGCATCAGCACAAACAAGACACAGTTGTTTAAACACTATTATTTACTTTGGTCTCATGCAAAGCTTATGAGGCAGTGGGACTTTTCAAATGGAGGAAAAGTCACAGCTTTGCCTTGGTCCACAAAAGATTGCCTGAAGAAGCTATAAAATACACACCAAGTAGCGGGGGTGGCTGATAAGTGCATTTCCTATATAAACAGgtggttcttttatttactttttaaaaatgacatgtcttcagttttattttctttcatagcaATTTTATTGTTATATGGGAATTGCACTGTACACACTTTATACTTTTATTCTCTCCAATGGGAATACATCTCCCATTGGGCAACGTGATATCTTCCCTTTTTCCGAAGCACCAGAACACATCCTAATATCATGATACTACAGTTAGAAGGAAATAATAAATCATCTACTCTGACCTCTGTCATACCACAGGCCAATTAGTTTCATAATACCTATACTAAATTCAAAGAAATTTAGGATCAACGTTCAGTCCTTACCAACTAAACGCTGCACAATAGTTTTAAACAAAGATACAGGAAAATCCAAGTTGTCATCTCCTGCCAGGACTGCATTATCAGGTATCAGCTACTGCATTGTTGGGAGCTGACTAAATCAGCATATCAGCACATGAGTCTGGTCCCCCTCTTCAGAGGAAGGCAAACGACCTCTGTAAAGGTCAATTTCCTTTACACCATTTCAAAAAATCCCAtatgtagtggtttaaccccagccagcaactaagcaccacacagccgctcgctcactccctcccccacagtggggtgggggggagaatcagaaaaaaaaagtaaaattcgtggattgagataaagacattttaatagaacagaaaaggaagggaaaataataataataataatgatggggggagaatcaggaaaaaaatagtaaaattcgtggattgagataaagacattttaatagaacagaaagggaagggaaaataataataataataatgatagaatatacaagatgagtgatgtacaatgcaattgctcaccacttgccgaACAATGCCCAAATAGCGACcgtggaccacgcctcttatttgtatactgagcatgatgtcatatggtatggaatacctgttggccagctgggccaactgtcctggctatgctccctcccagcctcttgggcacttggcagagcattggaagctgaaaagtccttgactaacagggtacttagctaCAActaaaaacgtcagtgtgttatcaacattcttctcatactaaatccaaaacacagcactaggaagaaatttaactctatcccagccaaaaccaggaaaaataatggaaaaacacACCAGAAATTTAAATTCAATCAAATTCTCAGGCCCTGATGTTGGACCATTTATTCCCTTTCTTATActtaagtatatatataaagtatactATATAAGTAGAAATTAGGATGGCCATTCAGTGTTTTTCAGATCTTTCTGGGACCTTTTGGATCATGGCACCACATTTTATGGATATTCTGGCTGTGGTCACTGCTATCCATCCAGAATTAGAGCACTACTTTGGTGTAATTAGTTCTCCTCTTTCTCTAGGGTTATATTCCTTGTCGGTGCGGCACAGGCAAGTGAAACATTACAGGATCTTCCGCCTTCCAAATAACTGGTATTACATCTCTCCACGGCAAACCTTTCAGTGCCTTGAAGACCTTGTGAATCACTACTCAGGTAAAAAGAACTGCAGAATGAACATATTTTCCACTGGCAACTGCAAAATTATTTATCAAGGGTCCAGAACAAGAAGTTTTGCCTATGCCTGAGACTTGCAACTACTGCCACAGAACAAGTAATGGAAAAACTTTTGGTTTAtatcttttactttatttttgacCCTAAATACAAATATGCTAACCTCAACAGTACAACTGAAATCAACCCAAGAGCTTAGCCAAATAAAGACATACAGGCTCTGCAAGTCACGATTCTGGGTCCCAGGGCCAGAGTTCAACTCCTGGCTCCCTTTGTTTACCAGCATGGACATGTCTGCCATTCATTTATTTACCATATAGACAGACAGATAGTGTCAGGACATACAAGACCAGGTTCTGCAATCACGTTTCTCTTAGGAACCACTACATCACACAACCTTATCTGCAGCAGAAAATTCTCAAAGATGTTGTTAGTTTCTTCGTTATTACTTTAGAAGAGTATGGTTGGATTTTATCAAAAGAAGTTATCTCGAGAGGCTCAAGCTATTAGCTCAAATCTAGATTCAGCTGTCATTTTTACTAATATCAGTCCAGTGGATGACACCTGTTTCAATGATAGTTTTCCAGATTTATGGCAATTTAACCTGTGTCAGAGAGATAATTTGACAAACAACACAATTAAGTGGCTGCAGTTACCATGCattaaaatgagaacattttaaaatgaggaagGAAGATTGCAATAAGTTAATTGCATAAAAGTTACAAGAGAACAATAGGTTCTGTGCTTTAATTAGTAATGGGTactctgtaattttaaaagtgtaaaactACCATATCTGTATATTTCATGGGTAAATGAAAAAGTGTGTTGGCCAAAGAGTACTCTGATAAACTGGGGAGAAAAGCCATATTCACAttcaaaacatgcaaaaagaaactttcaaatcCAATGATATAAACAGAAGAGTAAGAATTTGGAcaggattctttttttgttttctttttttattttagttagcTGACACCTTTCTCCATTTAGAAAGAAGCAAACAATCGAAGCCTAAAATCTGGGGGGGGAATGGACGGATGTAAAACTTGTAACTATTAACATTTTTACTTGATTTATATGTGTAAGAGGAGACATAGTGAGATTTagctctcttccttcccccaccaTGATATGATACAGAATCTCACCCTGAAATAGGGTTCAGAGATGTAAAACACTAGCATTCAGCCACGATGTTCTCtacttgagcagaagaacacatGCAATGTTCCTAGTGGAGCAAGGAGAAGAGGGTAGAGAGAAGAAACATAGATGAAAGTAATATGTGAACCTTGATTCATTCCATAGCCATGTTCCACAGCAGAATAGGTGCACATACAGTCCAGTCTGAGTGGTTGCATCTTGCATCTATTTTACACTCTGTTTGATGGGAGGCAAAAGCAGAACTCACTGAGGACGCAGTAAACCTGGGTTTAAGTCCCTCCTCTGTCACAAACTTCCTTCTAGACTTTGGGCAAGTCACTTTAACTTTTTGTGTCTCAGTTCCTTACTTGTCCTGTGGGAAATATACCCCATGATAAATTAAAGGGCAAAGgtatgaggaaaggaaaaagttaagCCTGTGTTACAGTGTCCTTACTGAGAACACGCGATTTATTGACTACTACTACTGTGTCTAAAACTGTTTACTTGAGcacacaccagggaaggaaaacagtgaAGGTAACAGTGAGCAAAGATTAACTGTCCGTGTGTTCATTTCCCTGTTCAGAAGTTGCCGATGGTCTCTGCTGTGTCCTTACGACACCTTGTCTTACCCAGTGCACTAACAACAACAGCGTAACGAATCAAGTTCCTCCTGTGGTGATGCGGAATAAAAACTTCAGCTGGAGAAATATTCACAGGTACCACATACAACACAGGCTGCCAGAAACAACAAGGTTTTTTTCCAGCCTTGCATATACTTATACCtacaacacagaagaaacagcCATTTCCTTCTCCTGAGACCAGTTTTAAAGATTAGACAATCTTCAAAGCTGCTGACAGCAGGTTAACCCATGAAAACTGGATGTTCAGCTCTCTAACTGATCAACTTGGTCTAACTTTGAAAGAAAGTATAGTTAACATTCAGTCATTTCTCCTAGCCAGCTAAGAGTCAGGCCACACATGCAGTCCCTTTGGGACCCATGAGTCCTCTCCACCAGGGGAGGAGGAATAAGAGCCAGGCCATAAAGCCTAGTCAGATCCACCACCAATGGCACGCTAACATGCGGTGGCTAACAGGAGAGCCCCGACAGTCAGAAATGGCTCCCCCTTGATCACATGGTGGCCATCCATGAAGCAGCACAAGTGCAATGAACACATTATCCCAGCATAATTCTTCCCTGCTGTGTCTGCCTCAATGCACAGCCCAACTCGAGGTTCATGAGATTTCTAATATCATGACTGCAACTAGAGAAAGTAGGTCAGGTTTCAGAAGCTGGTGAAACAACCACCTTCAGAAACAAAAGCACCTCTTATTTTTGAAGTGTAAATTTCCCTCCACTACCCTTCCTTCTCAAAGCATATTCATTTGCTTACAAATGCAAGAAAATTTTGTGCAGTAGAGGCCTTTTTTCCTACCGGttaagaagaaagagagaaagtatatagatgttatttccttttgagatgcagaaaaatgtttagaTACTACTGTCGTACTGATTGTTTCGGAAAATCACTACATGACAGAAATGTTTGGTGATTTATGAGACAGGAAATTTTTTACGGAACAAAATTAACATCATTTGGTTTAACAACTATTAATATTATACTAATAGGCTCAGTTCAAGTAGCTGAAACGGTaacaaaattttgttcttttaaaggcTGGAGGTGACTGAAGATACTAAGAGTACCCTGGCAGCAATGGATGATTCTTGTTTCAGCTACGGCCTGAGGGAAAGTATCGCTTCCTATCTCTCCTTAACAGAGGATGACAACGCTTCTTTTGCAAGTGCCAGAAAGAAGAAAGCCCAGTCTCTTATATACACAGGGAGCAAACGTAAAAGTACCCTTCACTTGCCACCTACATATTATGAAGACTAAATGTAAGacaaccaggggaaaaaaaaaacaactgaggaTTTAGAAGAGAAACCCAGAGCATCCTGCGGTCCTGCAGTCCTTCGACAGACGAGGTATATAAGCACACCGGCTGATGATCAAACGCTGGCAATGCTTCTGCGTTTCCTCTTCTGAATGTTAACCAGAGACCTTCTTAAGGGTGCTATCTCAGCATATGCTGGGAACATCCCCAGTGCACCTGAAATTAGAACCTCCTCACAGCAGGATAAACTGAGGCAGACTCTAAGTCAAGAGCGAAGTGAGGCAGATGACTCTTCAGCAAGGGTGATGCCCACCATTGTACAAAGGTGATTGCATAAGGAAGGACTAACTACAGCTCAGGAACTTAATTTAAGTCTTACTCTGGTATTCTCCACAAGGCTGAAAACCATCTGTACAGAACCTACCCACACTGAGAAGAGgagcctttttcttctccatataGAATAATTCATTGTCATTGACAATGGGTCAGAAAGCTGTCAATAATCCCAATTACATCCAAGAAACACCTGATTATATTGACTCCATACTTCTGTCATTTTTatcttttaggggaaaaaaataaaataatttactgtcCAAGTGGCATTTAAATCAACTGCTGGTAATGGCCTGCAGTGTCACAAAGTGGTCACAAAATTAAGAACAGGCTTAACTCACTGAGAAAAGCAGTTCCTGCTTAGCCC
Coding sequences within it:
- the SLA gene encoding src-like-adapter isoform X1, with the protein product MGNTVKTPRASEETNVPSQTGQESDFLAVLYDYPSADISQPIFHVGEKLRVLSDEGGWWRVHSLTTGRENYIPGKYVAKVYHGWLFEGLGREKAEELLQLPNTKVGSFMIRESETRKGLYSLSVRHRQVKHYRIFRLPNNWYYISPRQTFQCLEDLVNHYSEVADGLCCVLTTPCLTQCTNNNSVTNQVPPVVMRNKNFSWRNIHRLEVTEDTKSTLAAMDDSCFSYGLRESIASYLSLTEDDNASFASARKKKAQSLIYTGSKRKSTLHLPPTYYED
- the SLA gene encoding src-like-adapter isoform X2; translation: MIRESETRKGLYSLSVRHRQVKHYRIFRLPNNWYYISPRQTFQCLEDLVNHYSEVADGLCCVLTTPCLTQCTNNNSVTNQVPPVVMRNKNFSWRNIHRLEVTEDTKSTLAAMDDSCFSYGLRESIASYLSLTEDDNASFASARKKKAQSLIYTGSKRKSTLHLPPTYYED